The Mytilus galloprovincialis chromosome 2, xbMytGall1.hap1.1, whole genome shotgun sequence genome has a window encoding:
- the LOC143062789 gene encoding choline/ethanolamine transporter flvcr2b-like isoform X4, translating to MENHSSISLKTGIFAWFVFHLASVGTAMNLGCSYAISTLLNPIILFYFKSHQKDAGFIGLTIILSGVVGSILSGLWLDRTKTFKGTTIGIYLISCIGMVVYTFILKLHRLWLVYVFAGFLGFFLTGYRPVGFQLAAEVTYPECEGTSSGLLNLAAEIIGIVSTIGMRALMTNVSIFAANATVCAALLVGTVLSAFIRPNYKRQAAGKEMHSKMEVEIAVEIDEKSKLNLDKT from the exons ATGGAAAATCACTCCTCAATTTCGTTAAAAACAGGGATTTTTGCTTGGTTTGTGTTTCATTTGGCAAGTGTCGGCACAG CAATGAACTTGGGTTGCTCCTATGCCATATCAACCTTACTGAATCCAATTATATTGTTTTACTTCAAG AGTCATCAGAAAGATGCAGGATTTATCGGTCTTACAATTATTTTATCGGGAGTTGTTGGTTCCATATTATCTGGTTTATGGTTGGATCGGACTAAAACATTTAA aggAACAACAATCGGGATATATTTGATAAGTTGTATTGGTATGGTcgtatatacatttattttaaagcTACATCGTTTGTGGCTAGTGTATGTGTTTGCTGGATTTCTTGG GTTTTTTCTAACTGGCTACCGTCCTGTAGGATTTCAGTTAGCCGCTGAGGTTACATATCCTGAATGTGAAGGGACTTCATCCGGGTTATTAAATTTAGCGGCTGAG ATTATTGGAATTGTATCGACTATTGGGATGAGAGCACTGATGACAAACGTCAGTATATTTGCCGCTAACGCTACTGTGTGTGCTGCACTACTTGTTGGAACTGTGCTTTCAG CATTTATCAGACCAAATTATAAAAGACAAGCAGCTGGCAAAGAG ATGCATTCGAAAATGGAAGTGGAAATAGCTGttgaaattgatgaaaaatcTAAATTGAATTTggataaaacatga